A genomic window from Macaca mulatta isolate MMU2019108-1 chromosome 19, T2T-MMU8v2.0, whole genome shotgun sequence includes:
- the DMWD gene encoding dystrophia myotonica WD repeat-containing protein isoform X2, whose protein sequence is MAAGGAEGGSGPGAAMGDCAEIKSQFRTREGFYKLLPGDGAARRSGPASAQTPVPPQPPQPPPGPASASGPGAAGPASSPPPAGPGPGPALPAVRLSLVRLGEPDSAGAGEPPATPAGLGSGGDRVCFNLGRELYFYPGCCRRGSQRSIDLNKPIDKRIYKGTQPTCHDFNQFTAATETISLLVGFSAGQVQYLDLIKKDTSKLFNEERLIDKTKVTYLKWLPESESLFLASHASGHLYLYNVSHPCASAPPQYSLLKQGEGFSVYAAKSKAPRNPLAKWAVGEGPLNEFAFSPDGRHLACVSQDGCLRVFHFDSMLLRGLMKSYFGGLLCVCWSPDGRYVVTGGEDDLVTVWSFTEGRVVARGHGHKSWVNAVAFDPYTTRAEEAATAAGADGERSGEEEEEEPEAAGTGSAGGAPLSPLPKAGSITYRFGSAGQDTQFCLWDLTEDVLYPHPPLARTRTLPGTPGTTPPAASSSRGGEPGPGPLPRSLSRSNSLPHPAGGGKAGGPGVAAEPGTPFSIGRFATLTLQERRDRGAEKEHKRYHSLGNISRGGSGGGGSGEKPSGPIPRSRLDPAKVLGTALCPRIHEVPLLEPLVCKKIAQERLTVLLFLEDCIITACQEGLICTWARPGKAGISSQPGNSPSGTVV, encoded by the exons ATGGCGGCGGGCGGCGCGGAGGGCGGCTCGGGCCCCGGCGCCGCCATGGGGGACTGCGCGGAGATTAAGTCCCAGTTCCGCACGCGCGAGGGTTTCTACAAGCTGCTCCCGGGCGACGGCGCCGCTCGCAGGTCGGGTCCGGCTTCCGCCCAGACCCCGGTGCCGCCCCAGCCGCCGCAGCCCCCGCCcggccctgcctctgcctccggtCCTGGCGCTGCAGGCCCTGCGTCGTCCCCGCCGCCCGCAGGCCCCGGGCCTGGGCCCGCGCTGCCCGCCGTGCGCCTCAGCCTCGTGCGCCTCGGGGAGCCCGACAGCGCCGGGGCCGGGGAGCCGCCCGCCACGCCCGCGGGGCTGGGCTCGGGGGGAGACCGCGTCTGTTTCAACTTGGGCCGTGAGCTCTATTTCTACCCAGGCTGCTGCCGCCGTGGGAGCCAACGG TCCATTGACCTCAACAAGCCAATTGACAAGCGGATCTACAAGGGCACCCAGCCCACCTGCCACGATTTCAACCAGTTCACTGCTGCCACCGAGACCATCTCCCTGCTGGTGGGCTTCTCAGCGGGTCAGGTGCAGTACCTCGATCTCATCAAAAAGGACACCAGCAAGCTGTTCAATGAGGAG CGGCTGATCGACAAGACCAAGGTGACGTATCTGAAGTGGCTGCCTGAGTCGGAGAGCCTGTTCCTGGCATCACACGCCAGTGGCCACCTGTACCTATACAACGTCAGCCACCCGTGCGCCTCGGCCCCACCCCAGTACAGCctgctgaagcagggcgagggcTTCTCTGTCTATGCGGCCAAGAGCAAGGCGCCCCGCAACCCACTGGCCAAGTGGGCGGTGGGCGAGGGGCCCCTCAACGAGTTCGCCTTCTCGCCTGATGGCCGGCACCTGGcctgtgtgagccaggatggctgCCTGCGCGTCTTCCATTTCGACTCCATGCTCCTGCGCGGGCTCATGAAGAGCTACTTTGGGGGCCTGCTGTGTGTGTGCTGGAGCCCCGACGGCCGTTACGTGGTGACGGGTGGTGAAGATGACCTGGTCACCGTGTGGTCCTTCACTGAGGGCCGCGTGGTGGCTCGAGGCCACGGCCACAAGTCCTGGGTCAACGCTGTGGCCTTCGACCCCTACACCACACGGGCAGAGGAGGCGGCGACAGCAGCCGGTGCTGACGGGGAGCGGAGtggcgaggaggaggaggaggagcccgAGGCTGCGGGCACAGGCTCGGCCGGGGGTGCCCCGCTCTCTCCACTGCCCAAGGCTGGCTCCATCACTTACCGCTTTGGCTCGGCGGGCCAGGACACGCAGTTCTGTCTGTGGGACCTCACTGAAGATGTGCTCTACCCGCACCCGCCCCTGGCCCGCACGCGCACCCTCCCTGGCACTCCTGGCACCACGCCACCGGCCGCCAGCAGCTCGAGGGGTGGCGAGCCTGGCCCGGGCCCACTGCCTCGCTCGCTGTCCCGCTCCAACAGCCTCCCGCACCCGGCGGGCGGGGGCAAGGCAGGCGGCCCGGGCGTGGCAGCAGAGCCTGGCACACCATTCAGCATCGGCCGCTTCGCCACGCTCACATTGCAGGAGCGGCGGGACCGGGGGGCCGAGAAGGAGCACAAGCGctaccacagcctgggcaacatcagcCGGGGTGGCAGCGGTGGCGGCGGCAGTGGGGAGAAGCCCAGCGGCCCTATTCCCCGCAGCCGCCTGGACCCCGCCAAGGTGCTGGGCACCGCACTGTGCCCACGCATCCATGAGGTGCCCCTGCTGGAGCCCCTCGTGTGCAAGAAGATCGCGCAGGAGCGGCTCACAGTCCTCCTGTTTCTGGAGGACTGCATCATCACTGCCTGCCAGGAGGGCCTCATCTGCACCTGGGCCCGGCCGGGCAAGGCG GGCATCTCCTCCCAACCAGGCAACTCCCCGAGCGGCACAGTGGTGTGA
- the RSPH6A gene encoding radial spoke head protein 6 homolog A has product MGDLPPYPERPPQQPPDRRTSQASQRQYSRDQVQPLAADPEEGQQIAPDAQRNAPGWSQRGSLSQQESLLMPRAFQAEEARIGSMEYPSMNTGFPLEFQPQPYSDESRIQAAEVTTSLMQRLQQGQSSLFQQLDSTFPEPPVNPLDPFNLYQTDQFSEGAQHGPYIRDDPALQFSPSELGFPHYSAEVPEPEPLELAVQNAKAYLLQTSISCDLSLYEHLVNLLTKILNQRPEDPLSVLESLNRTTQWEWFHPKLDTLRDEPEMQPTYEMAEKQKALFTRSGGGAEGEQEMEEEVGETPVPNIMETAFYFEQAGVGLSSDESFRIFLAMKQLAEQQPIHTCRFWGKILGMNRSYLVAEVEFREGEEEAEEEEVEEMTEGGEVMEAHGEEEGEEDEEKTVDIIPKPVWKPPPVIPKEESRSGANKYLYFVCNEPGLPWTRLPHVTPAQIVNARKIKKFFTGYLDAPVVSYPPFPGNEANYLRAQIARISAATQVSPLGFYQFSEEEGDEEEEGGAGRDSYEENPDFEGIPVLELVDSMANWVHHTQHILPQGRCTWVNPLQKTEEEEDLGEEEEKADEGPEEVEQEVGPPLLTPLSEDAEIMHLAPWTTRLSCSLCPQYSVAVVRSNLWPGAYAYASGKKFENIYIGWGHKYSPENFNPALPAPIQQEYPSGPEIMEMSDPTVEEEQALKAAQEQALGATEEEEEGEEEEEGEETDD; this is encoded by the exons CAGTCGGGACCAAGTTCAGCCCCTGGCAGCGGACCCCGAGGAGGGGCAGCAGATAGCGCCAGACGCCCAGCGTAACGCCCCGGGTTGGTCACAGAGGGGCAGCCTGTCCCAACAGGAGAGCTTGCTGATGCCCCGGGCCTTCCAGGCTGAGGAAGCCCGGATAGGTAGCATGGAGTACCCATCCATGAACACGGGCTTTCCCTTGGAGTTCCAGCCCCAGCCTTACTCGGATGAAAGCAGGATCCAGGCCGCCGAGGTCACCACCAGCCTAATGCAGCGGCTCCAGCAGGGCCAAAGCAGCCTGTTCCAGCAACTGGATTCCACCTTCCCGGAGCCCCCAGTCAACCCCTTGGACCCGTTCAACCTCTACCAGACAGACCAGTTCTCTGAAGGTGCCCAGCACGGGCCCTACATAAGGGATGACCCTGCCCTTCAGTTCTCGCCCTCTGAGCTGGGCTTCCCACACTACAGTGCCGAAGTGCCTGAGCCCGAGCCTCTGGAGCTGGCCGTGCAGAACGCCAAGGCCTACCTGCTGCAGACCAGCATCAGTTGCGACCTCAGCCT GTACGAGCACCTGGTGAACCTGCTGACCAAGATCCTGAACCAGCGGCCCGAGGACCCCTTGTCTGTCCTGGAGTCGCTGAACCGCACCACGCAGTGGGAATGGTTCCACCCCAAGCTGGACACGCTGCGGGACGAGCCCGAGATGCAGCCCACCTACGAGATGGCAGAGAAACAGAAGGCGCTGTTCACCCGGAGTGGAGGCGGTGCCGAAGGCGaacaggagatggaggaggaggtg GGGGAGACGCCAGTGCCCAACATCATGGAGACCGCTTTCTACTTCGAGCAGGCGGGCGTCGGCCTGAGCTCCGACGAGAGCTTCCGCATTTTCCTGGCCATGAAGCAGCTGGCGGAGCAGCAGCCAATCCACACCTGTCGCTTCTGGGGCAAGATCCTGGGAATGAACCGCAGCTACCTGGTGGCCGAGGTGGAATTCCGGGAGGGcgaggaggaggcggaggaggaggaggtggaggagatgaCGGAGGGTGGCGAGGTCATGGAGGCGCACGGCGAGGAGGAGGGCGAGGAGGACGAGGAGAAGACCGTGGACATCATCCCTAAGCCCGTATGGAAGCCGCCGCCCGTGATCCCCAAGGAGGAGAGCCGCTCGGGCGCCAACAAGTACCTGTACTTTGTGTGCAACGAGCCGGGCCTGCCGTGGACGCGGCTGCCCCACGTCACCCCGGCCCAGATCGTGAACGCCCGAAAGATCAAGAAGTTCTTCACAGGCTACCTGGACGCACCGGTGGTCAGCTACCCTCCCTTCCCGGGCAACGAGGCCAACTACCTGCGGGCCCAAATAGCCCGCATCTCGGCCGCCACGCAGGTCAGCCCGCTGGGCTTCTACCAGTTTAGCGAGGAGGAGGGCGACGAGGAGGAGGAAGGTGGTGCTGGGCGCGACTCCTACGAGGAGAACCCCGACTTCGAGGGCATCCCCGTGCTGGAGCTGGTCGACTCCATGGCCAACTGGGTGCATCACACACAGCACATCCTGCCGCAG ggccGCTGCACTTGGGTGAACCCTTTGCAGaagacagaggaggaagaggacctgggggaggaggaagagaaggctgATGAGGGGCCAGAGGAGGTGGAGCAGGAGGTTGGCCCCCCACTGCTAACGCCACTTTCAGAAGATGCGG AAATCATGCATCTGGCACCCTGGACCACCCGGCtgtcctgcagcctctgcccgCAGTACTCAGTGGCCGTTGTGCGCTCCAACCTCTGGCCGGGGGCCTATGCCTATGCCAGCGGCAA AAAGTTTGAGAACATCTACATCGGCTGGGGTCACAAGTACAGCCCTGAGAACTTCAACCCTGCCCTGCCAGCCCCCATTCAGCAAGAGTACCCCAGTGGCCCAGAGATCATGGAGATGAGTGACCCCACAGTGGAAGAGGAGCAGGCTCTGAAAGCAGCCCAGGAGCAAGCCCTGGGAGCCaccgaggaggaggaggagggtgaggaggaggaggagggcgagGAGACAGATGATTGA
- the DMWD gene encoding dystrophia myotonica WD repeat-containing protein isoform X1 translates to MAAGGAEGGSGPGAAMGDCAEIKSQFRTREGFYKLLPGDGAARRSGPASAQTPVPPQPPQPPPGPASASGPGAAGPASSPPPAGPGPGPALPAVRLSLVRLGEPDSAGAGEPPATPAGLGSGGDRVCFNLGRELYFYPGCCRRGSQRSIDLNKPIDKRIYKGTQPTCHDFNQFTAATETISLLVGFSAGQVQYLDLIKKDTSKLFNEERLIDKTKVTYLKWLPESESLFLASHASGHLYLYNVSHPCASAPPQYSLLKQGEGFSVYAAKSKAPRNPLAKWAVGEGPLNEFAFSPDGRHLACVSQDGCLRVFHFDSMLLRGLMKSYFGGLLCVCWSPDGRYVVTGGEDDLVTVWSFTEGRVVARGHGHKSWVNAVAFDPYTTRAEEAATAAGADGERSGEEEEEEPEAAGTGSAGGAPLSPLPKAGSITYRFGSAGQDTQFCLWDLTEDVLYPHPPLARTRTLPGTPGTTPPAASSSRGGEPGPGPLPRSLSRSNSLPHPAGGGKAGGPGVAAEPGTPFSIGRFATLTLQERRDRGAEKEHKRYHSLGNISRGGSGGGGSGEKPSGPIPRSRLDPAKVLGTALCPRIHEVPLLEPLVCKKIAQERLTVLLFLEDCIITACQEGLICTWARPGKAFTDEETEAQTGEGSWPRSPSKSVVEGISSQPGNSPSGTVV, encoded by the exons ATGGCGGCGGGCGGCGCGGAGGGCGGCTCGGGCCCCGGCGCCGCCATGGGGGACTGCGCGGAGATTAAGTCCCAGTTCCGCACGCGCGAGGGTTTCTACAAGCTGCTCCCGGGCGACGGCGCCGCTCGCAGGTCGGGTCCGGCTTCCGCCCAGACCCCGGTGCCGCCCCAGCCGCCGCAGCCCCCGCCcggccctgcctctgcctccggtCCTGGCGCTGCAGGCCCTGCGTCGTCCCCGCCGCCCGCAGGCCCCGGGCCTGGGCCCGCGCTGCCCGCCGTGCGCCTCAGCCTCGTGCGCCTCGGGGAGCCCGACAGCGCCGGGGCCGGGGAGCCGCCCGCCACGCCCGCGGGGCTGGGCTCGGGGGGAGACCGCGTCTGTTTCAACTTGGGCCGTGAGCTCTATTTCTACCCAGGCTGCTGCCGCCGTGGGAGCCAACGG TCCATTGACCTCAACAAGCCAATTGACAAGCGGATCTACAAGGGCACCCAGCCCACCTGCCACGATTTCAACCAGTTCACTGCTGCCACCGAGACCATCTCCCTGCTGGTGGGCTTCTCAGCGGGTCAGGTGCAGTACCTCGATCTCATCAAAAAGGACACCAGCAAGCTGTTCAATGAGGAG CGGCTGATCGACAAGACCAAGGTGACGTATCTGAAGTGGCTGCCTGAGTCGGAGAGCCTGTTCCTGGCATCACACGCCAGTGGCCACCTGTACCTATACAACGTCAGCCACCCGTGCGCCTCGGCCCCACCCCAGTACAGCctgctgaagcagggcgagggcTTCTCTGTCTATGCGGCCAAGAGCAAGGCGCCCCGCAACCCACTGGCCAAGTGGGCGGTGGGCGAGGGGCCCCTCAACGAGTTCGCCTTCTCGCCTGATGGCCGGCACCTGGcctgtgtgagccaggatggctgCCTGCGCGTCTTCCATTTCGACTCCATGCTCCTGCGCGGGCTCATGAAGAGCTACTTTGGGGGCCTGCTGTGTGTGTGCTGGAGCCCCGACGGCCGTTACGTGGTGACGGGTGGTGAAGATGACCTGGTCACCGTGTGGTCCTTCACTGAGGGCCGCGTGGTGGCTCGAGGCCACGGCCACAAGTCCTGGGTCAACGCTGTGGCCTTCGACCCCTACACCACACGGGCAGAGGAGGCGGCGACAGCAGCCGGTGCTGACGGGGAGCGGAGtggcgaggaggaggaggaggagcccgAGGCTGCGGGCACAGGCTCGGCCGGGGGTGCCCCGCTCTCTCCACTGCCCAAGGCTGGCTCCATCACTTACCGCTTTGGCTCGGCGGGCCAGGACACGCAGTTCTGTCTGTGGGACCTCACTGAAGATGTGCTCTACCCGCACCCGCCCCTGGCCCGCACGCGCACCCTCCCTGGCACTCCTGGCACCACGCCACCGGCCGCCAGCAGCTCGAGGGGTGGCGAGCCTGGCCCGGGCCCACTGCCTCGCTCGCTGTCCCGCTCCAACAGCCTCCCGCACCCGGCGGGCGGGGGCAAGGCAGGCGGCCCGGGCGTGGCAGCAGAGCCTGGCACACCATTCAGCATCGGCCGCTTCGCCACGCTCACATTGCAGGAGCGGCGGGACCGGGGGGCCGAGAAGGAGCACAAGCGctaccacagcctgggcaacatcagcCGGGGTGGCAGCGGTGGCGGCGGCAGTGGGGAGAAGCCCAGCGGCCCTATTCCCCGCAGCCGCCTGGACCCCGCCAAGGTGCTGGGCACCGCACTGTGCCCACGCATCCATGAGGTGCCCCTGCTGGAGCCCCTCGTGTGCAAGAAGATCGCGCAGGAGCGGCTCACAGTCCTCCTGTTTCTGGAGGACTGCATCATCACTGCCTGCCAGGAGGGCCTCATCTGCACCTGGGCCCGGCCGGGCAAGGCG TTCACAGACGAGGAGACCGAGGCCCAGACAGGGGAAGGAAGTTGGCCCAGGTCACCCAGCAAGTCAGTGGTAGAG GGCATCTCCTCCCAACCAGGCAACTCCCCGAGCGGCACAGTGGTGTGA